From Brassica oleracea var. oleracea cultivar TO1000 chromosome C3, BOL, whole genome shotgun sequence, a single genomic window includes:
- the LOC106330538 gene encoding uncharacterized protein LOC106330538 — protein MRFIARYRLCKILTPILSTFIMPITLVLLFFPEKLAGLSNFNTWRRSTLMALGARNKAVFVDGTFAEVDMSHPDYASWSRCNNIVCTWIVNAVEKSIAKSIMYLTTARQMWLDIHDQFKQSDGPRTAEIKQQIFAETQGFQSVSEYYTKLKQLWEELKNHESPYTCCCSRLDCPSLKRIIDRDEQDHILKFLTGLNETFTVTRGQILMMEPKPNISKVFNLVCQEERQRSMKSTSSVAFNVSHTAPDAALVAAYSAGYNKSSQAHSL, from the coding sequence ATGAGATTCATCGCCCGGTACCGTCTTTGCAAGATCCTAACTCCAATCCTCTCTACGTTCATCATGCCGATCACGCTGGTATTGCTTTTTTTTCCTGAGAAACTAGCGGGTCTAAGCAACTTCAACACTTGGCGTAGATCAACGCTTATGGCTTTAGGAGCTAGGAACAAGGCTGTATTTGTTGATGGAACCTTTGCGGAAGTAGATATGAGTCATCCTGATTATGCGTCTTGGTCTCGTTGTAACAACATTGTTTGTACTTGGATCGTGAATGCTGTGGAGAAATCGATTGCGAAGAGCATCATGTACTTGACTACAGCGAGGCAGATGTGGCTGGACATTCATGACCAGTTCAAACAGAGTGATGGACCAAGGACAGCAGAGATTAAGCAGCAAATCTTCGCAGAGACGCAAGGTTTTCAGAGTGTGAGCGAATATTATACGAAGTTGAAGCAGCTCTGGGAGGAGTTGAAGAATCATGAGAGCCCTTATACTTGTTGTTGTAGTCGTCTGGATTGTCCTAGCCTCAAGAGGATTATTGATCGTGATGAGCAAGATCACATTTTGAAGTTTCTTACAGGTCTTAATGAGACATTCACTGTGACTAGAGGTCAGATTCTCATGATGGAGCCCAAGCCTAATATCTCCAAGGTGTTCAATCTAGTCTGTCAGGAGGAAAGGCAACGTTCGATGAAAAGTACAAGCAGTGTTGCCTTCAATGTGTCCCACACAGCTCCTGATGCAGCACTTGTAGCAGCTTATTCTGCGGGTTACAACAAGAGTAGTCAAGCGCACTCACTCTAA
- the LOC106330539 gene encoding putative F-box protein At1g32420: MKKRGKENQKSLRQGHQGGEKLPQSINVPYDLAVEILSRLQVKTLARLRCVSKLWSSSIITEAIKTRALTQPRQLVVCYHRSLQSSYISSYTYPLNANTTFVAADRGGLAMSPPCRTLYQRRSTFDYAYVRGLICYYSDSKQFAIYNPTTSQNVLLPPTVGYHKENKSFDGFSRYDPVAKSYVVESKYYHGFFGYDPVKDQYKVLRFIEGATICDYSCMVITFRGPNKQEWRKIEIQEDISPPRGNGVCINGIIYYLGGTLTSSVLVLGRFDVRFERFDHIQMPIDVAMNQLEELSLVNYQGKLGCTFYSKDRAEVWVMNRDVNYRG, from the exons ATGAAGAAGAGAGGAAAGGAAAACCAGAAGTCTTTACGACAAGGTCATCAAGGTGGAGAAAAGTTACCACAGTCAATCAATGTCCCTTATGATCTAGCGGTCGAGATACTCTCGAGACTACAGGTGAAAACACTTGCGAGGTTACGATGTGTATCGAAGCTATGGTCATCTAGTATCATTACCGAGGCGATCAAAACTAGGGCTTTGACTCAGCCACGCCAGCTCGTCGTTTGCTACCACCGGTCGCTCCAATCTTCATATATCTCCTCGTATACTTATCCTCTCAACGCTAACACAACATTCGTAGCCGCAGACAGAGGTGGTCTTGCCATGTCTCCTCCTTGTCGTACACTATATCAACGCAGAAGCACCTTCGACTACGCATATGTCCGAGGATTAATCTGTTATTACTCAGACTCTAAGCAGTTTGCGATATACAACCCTACCACGAGTCAAAACGTTTTGTTGCCGCCAACAGTGGGATACCATAAAGAAAACAAATCATTTGATGGATTCTCTAGGTATGATCCAGTTGCGAAAAGTTACGTAGTCGAGAGCAAGTACTATCATGGCTTCTTTGGATATGATCCAGTTAAGGATCAATACAAAGTCTTGCGTTTTATCGAAGGGGCAACAATATGCGATTATTCTTGTATGGTTATAACATTTAGAGGTCCAAATAAACAAGAATGGAGAAAGATTGAAATTCAAGAAGATATCTCTCCGCCGAGAGGTAATGGTGTGTGCATCAATGGAATTATCTATTACCTAGGAGGCACATTAACAAGTAGTGTATTGGTATTAGGGAGGTTCGACGTTAGGTTTGAGAGATTTGATCATATCCAGATGCCCATAGATGTGGCGATGAATCAGTTGGAGGAGTTGAGTTTAGTAAACTACCAAGGGAAACTAGGATGCACGTTTTACAGCAAAGATAGAGCAGAGGTGTGGGTTATGAATAGGGATGTTAACTACAGG GGTTAG